In the genome of Candidatus Tectomicrobia bacterium, the window CCCACGTCCGTGGCGCGCAGCTCGCCGCAAGTGTGGGTGCGCCCGGCCGAAAGAAGATCGCTCAACGTCCAGCTCCTTGGAGACGGGAGTTTCGGAAATTCCCCCGCCAGCATAACAAATCGGGCGGGTTTCCCGAACCCGCCCGGCCAGGGGCGGCGAGACTAGCATGGCCGGCCGGGGGCCTCAAGGGAGGTGAATCGCCCTCGAGAGCAGGGACGTTCCCTGGCTGTAGGGGCAGGCCCCTGCGCCTGCCCCCTCGGGGGCGGCTACTTCGGGGTCCCCAAGCGGCCCGCCGCTTGGGGTGGGGGGGGCCGCCCCTACGGATATCCCGCCGGGGCAGAGTCTTCCGCACCCGCGTGATAGGATTCCCTAATCGGATGCCTGAAACGGCCGGCAAGCCCACGGAGAGGAACCCGCCGCCTTGCACCCTCTCGATTTCCTGACGCTGGGCTACGTGGGCTCCCTCCTCGCGGAGGCCGTCCCGGCCGGGACGGGCCAGGCGGGCGCGGCGCTGGCGGCGGCGCTCCTGCTCGGCCTGGGGGCCCTGGCGGCCCGGATGAGCGAAGGGAGGCTCCCGGGGCTGGGGAAGGCGGCTCTCCCCCTCCTCCTGGCGGCCTCGGGCGCCCTGGCGGGAGCGGCGGTGCCCGCCTTCCACCGCTGGATGGTCCCCTCCCACCACCTCCTGAAGAATCTCCCCTATGGAAGAATCAACCTCATCGGGCACCTGGCGCAGCCCCCCGAACGGAGCGAGGGGCGCGGCGGCCGCCGCCCCCGGCTCACGGTGGAGGTGGAGCGCCTCGTCGTCCGGGGGGTGGATGTCCCCGCCCGGGGCGCCGCCCGCATCACCCTCTCCTCCGCGTTGGAGCGGCCCCTGGAGGTGGGTGATCGCGTCCTCATCCGGGGCGTCCGCCTCTACCCGCCCCGCCGCTACCTGAACCCGGACGGCTTCGACTACCGCGAGTTCATGCGCCTCCTCGGGGTGCACGCGACGGGCTTCGCGCATCCCCGGTCCGTCGCCCGGCTCGAATCCCGGGAAAAGGCCGCGTGGCGGCGGGCCCTCTTCGGGGTGCGGGAGCGGATGCGCGCTCACTTCCGGTCCGCCCTGCCCGAGGACGCGGCGGGCCTGCTGGAGGTGATGACGATCGGCGTCCGCGAGGAGCTGGACCCCGAAATCCGGGCGGCGTTCCGCCTGACGGGCACCGCCCACCTCCTCGCCATCAGCGGCCTGCACGTGGGCTTCATCGCGGCGTTTTTCTATTTCGTCCTGAGGCGGACCTCCCGCCGGCTCCCGCCGGCGTGGTTCCCCTACCGCCCGGTGGTCCTCACCCCGGATAAGGCGGCCTCGCTCGGCACCATTGCCATGATTGTGCTCTTCGCCCTGCTGAGCGGGGCGAGGGTGTCCACCGTGCGGGCGGCCATCATGGGCGTGGCCTACCTGACGGCGCGCGTGCTGGAGCGGAAGGGTGGCGCGTTGCACTCCGTCCTGCTGGCGGCCCTCTTCATCCTCCTCATCGAGCCCGCCTTCATCTGGGACGCGGGCTTCCAGCTCTCCTTCGTCGCGGTGACGGCCATCATTCTCTCCGTCCGGCGCGGGCCGCTGGCCCAGCCGGAGGGGGAGGGCGGGCGGAAGCCCCGCTGGCGCCTCTGGCTCAAGGAGTTCGCCTGGGTCCAGCTCGTGGTCTCGACAGCGGTCGCGCCCCTGACGGCGTGGCACTTCCAGGAGGCCCATCCCGTCGGGCTGGCGGCCAACTTCTTCCTGATCCCCATCGCCTCGCTGGCCGTGCCCCTGGCCTTCCTCTTCGCCCTGGCCGGAGCCCTGCTGCCCCAGGCCCTGGAAATTCTGCTCCTTCCCTTCGACGCGCTCCTGGCCCTCCTCGCGCGGGCGATGATCCTGCTCACGCGGTGGGGCGCGGCCCTGCCCGGAGGCTCCTGGACCGTGCCGCCGCCCTCCCGGGAGCTGATGCTCGGCTTCTTCCTGGCCTTCCTGGCGGCCCTCGGCGCCCGGCGCGCGGCGTGGCGGAGGGCGGGCTGGGCGGGAGCGGCCGCCGCCGTCCTCTGGATGCTGCTCCCCTCCCCTTTGTCCTTCGGGGGGCGGGCCGCCGCGACGGGACGGACGGCCCTCCTCCTTCCGGACGGAGGCCGGGCGGACATCTTCCTCCTGCGGCTTCCCGACGGCCGGGGATTCGCCGTGGACGCCGGAGGCGCGAGCGGAGGCTTCGACACCTGGAGGAACGTGGTGGCCCCTCTCCTTCGGCGGGAGGGGGGCACGTCGTGGGAAGCCCTCTTCGCCTTCTCGCCGGCGACGGCACCCCTCGCCGCGCGCGAGCTCGGCTCCGCCATGCGGCTGGCGCGGACCTTCGGCCCGGATTTCCTGGAGAGCGAAGGGCGCCGCGCCCCGGGCGTGACGGGCGCGCCCCGGGTGGCGTGGGAGACATCTTCTCCACCGGCGCGCCTCCGGCTCCTGCGGTGGCCGGGCGGAGCCTCGGCCTTCGAAGTGACGCACGGCGAGGCCCGGTGGCTCCTGTTCGCGGGGCGGGTCTCGGGCGCTTTTGACGCGGATACCCTGCCCGGCCGAGGATATGATGTGATCCGCCTGCCCGAGAGCCTGCTCGAGCGCCGGGACGTGCTGGACTGGCTCTCGCGGGCGCGGCCCCCGGCGATCATCGCCTCACCCTGGCGCGGCGGCGGGCCGCCTCCCCGGGACTGGCGGGAGACCCGGGCGCGCCAGCACGCGCTCGGGGTGTACCGGCCCTGGCGGCGCGGGATGGCCCGCCTCGAAACCGCCGGCGGGCCCATCGGCCGGGGCGGCGAGATGGTCCGCTACGAGATGGCGGCGTCCTGGCCCGCGGCCTCCCCGGGCCGCTGGACGGCCTGGCGTCCGCGCGGCCCCCTGAGCGCGGACGAGACGGACGCCTCCGAGGAAGACGAATGAGCCCTCCATCCGAGACGGTCTATTACTCCCGCCGAAAGCTGGTGTGGTGGTGCTTCGGGCTCTCGGCCCTGTGGGCCTGCCTCTTCGGGCTGTTCTACGTGAACGTCCAGGAGGGACGGATGGCCGAGAAGGCCTCCCTGGCGGGCGAGTCGCGGGCGCGCGAGCAGGAGATCGCCCGGCTGCGGGCCGAGAACCGCACCCTCGAGGACCGCGCCGCGAAGCTCCAGGGCCGGACCGCGGAGCTCTCGGAAAAGCTCGGGAAGCTGGCCCCGGCCGAGCCCGTGATGGAAGAGCAGCTCTTCCCGCTGGGGACTGCGGTCGAGATCGTGCCGGGGCGGCTCTTCCTCACCGCCGCGCGCATCGAAGGAGAGAGGGTGCGCCTGCGGCTGGCCGCGATCGCGGCGGGGGGCGCCGACCTGGGCACTCGCTCCCTGCCGCCCGGCGAGCCGTGGACGTTCACCTTCGCCGAGGGGAGCTACACCCTCCTGGTGCACGAGCTGTCTAGCCAGCCCCCCGGCGCGAAGATATCCGTCCGGAAGAATCCCGCCGCTAAGCCGTGAGCGCGCATCTGATGCCGCGAGAAGCGCCTGCGGGATGTCCGCGCAAAAAAAATCCCCTCCCGTCTCCGGGAGGGGTCCTGCGGTATAAAGGGTTCGGCATAAACATCGATGATTGCGTGGCGGAGGAGAGCCGACCCGATCGACTGCTCCATCCGCCTGCCAATCGAGACGTGCCGCCTAGAACGCCCCGACCAGCACCACTCTAAATAGCAAGCGGCGTGCCAACC includes:
- a CDS encoding ComEC family competence protein, which codes for MHPLDFLTLGYVGSLLAEAVPAGTGQAGAALAAALLLGLGALAARMSEGRLPGLGKAALPLLLAASGALAGAAVPAFHRWMVPSHHLLKNLPYGRINLIGHLAQPPERSEGRGGRRPRLTVEVERLVVRGVDVPARGAARITLSSALERPLEVGDRVLIRGVRLYPPRRYLNPDGFDYREFMRLLGVHATGFAHPRSVARLESREKAAWRRALFGVRERMRAHFRSALPEDAAGLLEVMTIGVREELDPEIRAAFRLTGTAHLLAISGLHVGFIAAFFYFVLRRTSRRLPPAWFPYRPVVLTPDKAASLGTIAMIVLFALLSGARVSTVRAAIMGVAYLTARVLERKGGALHSVLLAALFILLIEPAFIWDAGFQLSFVAVTAIILSVRRGPLAQPEGEGGRKPRWRLWLKEFAWVQLVVSTAVAPLTAWHFQEAHPVGLAANFFLIPIASLAVPLAFLFALAGALLPQALEILLLPFDALLALLARAMILLTRWGAALPGGSWTVPPPSRELMLGFFLAFLAALGARRAAWRRAGWAGAAAAVLWMLLPSPLSFGGRAAATGRTALLLPDGGRADIFLLRLPDGRGFAVDAGGASGGFDTWRNVVAPLLRREGGTSWEALFAFSPATAPLAARELGSAMRLARTFGPDFLESEGRRAPGVTGAPRVAWETSSPPARLRLLRWPGGASAFEVTHGEARWLLFAGRVSGAFDADTLPGRGYDVIRLPESLLERRDVLDWLSRARPPAIIASPWRGGGPPPRDWRETRARQHALGVYRPWRRGMARLETAGGPIGRGGEMVRYEMAASWPAASPGRWTAWRPRGPLSADETDASEEDE